ATATTTTGCTAAGCGAATAACTTGGTGGCTGTATCCATATTCGTTATCATACCAGATGTATAAAACTATGTTTTTTCCATCTTTTGAAACAATTACAGCATTGCTGTCATAAATGGAAGGAGCAGACGTTCCAACAATGTCTGATGAAACAAGTTCGTTATTTAGAGAATATTTTATCTGCTCTACCAGTTCTCCTTCAAGAGCATATTTCTTCATGATTTTATTGATTCCTGCAATTGACGTTGCTTTTTTAACTTCTAAATTTAAAATTACAAGAGATCCGTTAGGAACAGGAACACGAATAGCATTTGAAGTTAATTTTCCTTCCAATGATGGTAAAGCTTTTGCCACAGCACTTCCGGCTCCGGTTTCTGTAATTACCATATTGAGAGCTGCAGCTCTGCCGCGACGGTATTTTTTATGCATATTATCAACCAGATTCTGGTCATTTGTGTAGGCATGAATGGTTTCAAGATGCCCTTTTACAACTCCCAGAGTTTCTTCAACAACTTTCAATATTGGAGTGATGGCATTTGTAGTACAAGATGCAGCTGAAAATATATTTGTTTCATCAGGATTAAAATCAGTATGATTGACACCATGTACAATATTAGGAACTCCTTTTCCGGGGGCGGTCAGAAGAACTTTGCTTACTCCGTTTGAAGTTAAATGCCTTTTTAATGCTTCTTCTGTTGTAAAAGCTCCGGTATTATCTATTACTAAAGCATCATTAATTCCGTATAAAGTATAATCGATCTCTTCCGGAGAGTTTGCGGTTATGATATGAACAGTTGTTCCATTGATAATTAAAGCATTGTTTTTAGTATCAGCAGTTACAGATCCCTGAAAATCTCCGTGAATAGAATCATATCGCAATAGAGAAGCTCGTTTCTCTAAACTTGATGCATCATTTTTATCACGGGTCACAATCGCTCTCAGGCGCAATTGATTTCCTTTTCCGGTTTTAGACATTAATTCCCGGGCTAATAAACGTCCAATTCTTCCAAAGCCATACAATACAACATCTTTGGGCTGAATTTCTTTAGAAGATTTTGCTTTTTTTAGCTGTTCAATAACAAAATATCGGGCATCCGGATACTTTTCATCTTCTAAACGATATTCGTAAGTCAGTTTTCCAAGGTCAATTTTGGCAGGTGGAAGATCTAATGATAAAACCACTTTTGCAATTTCAACCGAATCAAAAATCGTGATAGGCTTGCCCACAAATTCACCTGCATATTGGTGAAGGTTGATAATATCGCTGACGTTTTTATCCAGTAACTGATTTTTGAATAAAACCATTTCAATGGATTTATCATACCATAAATCGCTTATGATTTTGATTAGTTCTACACCGGCTTTTCGTCGGTCTACTTGTAATGTTACCTCTTTTTGGTACAATGATTTGTTACTCATAATTGAAAAAATAAAATGCTCACTATTTTAAAATTTTGGGCAAAAGTATCTATTTCAATCGATTTCGTAAACTATTTTAGCATTTATTTTTAAAACAAAAAAGCCACCTTAATTTTCTTAAGATGGCTTTTTTTAAGTTTTCAGTCTCAGTTTAAAACTACAAACGGAGACTGTATACTAAAAAATTGTAAACTGATAATTGCGACTTATATAATAACTCTAAATATCTCTCCGTTTTTGTTGATCATTTCAATTCTTACACTTTGACCTTCGTCTTTTTTATTTAAAAGTTTCGAAACAGTTTCAACGTTTGTTGCTTTTACATTATCAATACTAAGGATGATATTTCCTTGTAATTCATTTTGATACTGCATTAAATTCTCGTTAGTGATATTTTTAATTTTTACACCATAATCAATTCTGAATTTCTTTTTATCAGCTGCGTCGATATTTTCTAATTCAATTCCTTTAAATTCTGTGCTGAAGAATTCATTTTTGCTTAAAGTTACAGGAACAGTTTTCGTTTTTCCTTCTTTGATGTACGTTACTTTTACGACATCATTAGGGCGTTTTGTGTTGATGTAACCTGAAAGATCAGCAAAAGTTGAAATATTTTGTTCATCTAGTTTAACGATAATATCACCTTTAGCAAGACCTGCTTTTTCTGCACCCGAGTTTTTAGAAACTTTGTTGATATAGAAACCTTGTGTTTCAGAAATTCCCAGTTCTTTAGATGCTGTGCTGTTTAGTTCGCCTCCTTCAACACCCAGAATTCCTCTTTGAACATTTCCATATTCCATGATATCTTCGATGATTTTTCGTGCGATATTAGACGGAACTGCGAATGAATATCCAACATAAGATCCTGTCATAGACGAAATCATGGTGTTAATTCCAATTAATTCACCTCTTGTATTCACTAATGCCCCACCGCTATTACCCGGATTAACCGCTGCATCGGTCTGAATAAACGATTGAATACCGCTTTGGTCTAAGTTTCTGGCTTTCGCCGAAACAATTCCGGCAGTAACCGTAGACGTTAAGTTATACGGATTACCAACTGCTAAAACCCATTCACCAATTTTTACACTGTCTGAATTTGCAAAAGCAGTGTAAGGTAATTTTTCATCGGCATTAATTTTTAATAATGCGATGTCCATTTTAGAATCTGTTCCTATAAGTTTGGCTTTATAAGATTTTTTGTTGTTTAAAGTAATTTCAATTTCAGATGCATCTTTAATAACGTGATTATTCGTTACGATATACCCGTCTTCTGAAATAATTACACCGGAACCCGTTCCTACTTGTTCCTGCTGTTGTTGTCCGCCATATCCGTAAAAGAATTCCAGCATTGGGTTGCTTACCGTTCTTCTCGATACGTTTTTAACGTGAACAACGGTATGGATTGTTTTGTCTGCAGCTTCGGTAAAATCAACTGCCTCTCCCGGTAATCCAACTGTTTTTCCGTATGAATTAGGAGCCAGGGTAACAACAGAATTTCCTTTTCCAAAAAAAGAACCACCATTGTCAAATAATAACTTGTAAGCACCAAGGGTAGTAGCACCGCTTAGCAGTGAAACTAAAAATAAGGTTGAAAATTTTTTCATATTACAATTTATGTTTTTAAGTTATTTTATGTATTGGTATTTTAACATTTACAACGTAAAATTATACCAAAAAATTATTTCGGAAAATGGTTTAACGCTCTTTAACAATGATTAACATTTCATTAATTAATAGTTCGTACTTTTGTACTTCTAACAACTAAAAAATGCAGATAGAATTTTATAAATATCAAGGAACCGGGAACGATTTTGTAATGATTGATAATCGTTCGGATTTCTTTCCAAAAGAAGATGTAAAACTTATTGAACGCCTGTGTGACAGACGTTTCGGGATTGGTGCTGATGGACTTATTTTATTAGAAAATGATTCTGAAACCGATTTTAGAATGGTATATTATAACTCTGACGGCAACCAAAGTTCGATGTGTGGAAATGGCGGCCGATGCCTGGTTGCTTTTGCCAATCAGCTTGGTGTTATTGATGACAAAACGACATTTATCGCTACTGACGGACTGCATCATGCAACTGTGGGAGAAGATGCTATTGTTTCGCTTCAAATGATTGATGTTGACGAAGTGCAAAAAAAGGATTCGTATACTTTTTTAAATACAGGTTCGCCGCATCACGTTCAGATTGTCGAAGATCTGGAGCATTATAATGTAAAAGAAAATGGTGCCACAATTCGCTATGGAGAATTGTACGGTGAAAAAGGAAGTAATATTAATTTCGTAAAAAAAGTCGATGACGGTACTTTTTCTCTTCGTACCTATGAAAGAGGGGTTGAAGATGAAACCTTAGCCTGCGGAACTGGAGCAACAGCTGTCGCTATTGCCATGAATGCCACAGGACAGACAGATAAAACCTCAATTAATTTAAATGTAGAAGGAGGAAAACTGGTGGTTTCTTTTGATAAAAACGGTGAGCATTTTACCAATGTTTTTCTAACCGGACCTGCAAAATTTGTTTTTAAAGGAACAATAGAGATTTAATAAAATACAAATTTTTAAATCCCAACACTCGACACTCTAAAATCAAAAAGCAATTATGATTACACTCAAAGGAGAATCAATTTATCTTAGGGCACTTGAACCTGAAGATCTGGAATTTGTATATTCTATGGAAAATGATCAGAGTATTTGGGAAGTCAGCAATACCAACACACCTTACAGTCGTTATTTGATTAGACAGTATCTTGAAAATGCCCGACAGGATATTTATGAAGCCCGGCAATTGCGTCTGGCTATTTGTCAGGATGATGATTTTCCGGCGATTGGACTTATAGATTTATTTGAATTTGACCCCAAAAATAACAGAGCTGGGGTTGGTATCGTAATTGAGAAGAAGGAAAATCGAGGGCAGAATATTGGTTCAGAGGCATTAGAACTTTTGATTAAATATTCTTTTCACAATTTAAACCTGCATCAGCTTTATGCAAATATTAGTACAAATAATGAAGCAAGTATAGCTCTTTTTACTAAATTTGGTTTTGAGAAAATAGGAATTAAGAAAGACTGGATTTTGCTGGACAACCACTATTATGATGAAGCAATTTACCAGTTAATCAATAAAAACATTTAAAACTTTAGAAGCTTTGAAATTGAAAAAAATTATTACAATAACCGCTGTAGCCGTAATTTCTGTTTTACTGATTTACGGTTTTATTTTAATCAGCAAAATATTTAGTGCCAATACTAAATTTGAAGAAAAAGAAGTTTACGTTCACGTGCCTACAGATGCCTCTTACAGTGATGTAAAAAAGATATTAGCGCCTTACATTAAGAATTTTGACAATTTTGAATTGGTTGCGAGTAAAAGGAGCTATCCTGAAAATGTGAAATCAGGGCGCTTTCTTTTGAAAAAAGATATGAATAATATCGACTTGGTTCGTGCTATGAGATCTAATATTCCTGTGAAACTGGCTTTTAATAATCAGGAGCGTTTGGAAAATTTTGCAGGAAGAGTTGGTTCTGAAATTGAAGCCGACAGTTTATCTTTAATGAAAGCTTTTAGAGATTCTACTTTCTTAAAAACAAACGGATTTAATGAAGAAAATGTTTTTGCCATGTTTATACCTAATACTTATGAAGTATACTGGAATACATCTGCAGAAAAATTCCGTGACAAAATGATCAAGGAATATCATAAATTCTGGACTCCGGAAAGAATTGAGCAGGCAAAAAAACAAGGGCTGACTCCGGTTCAGGTTTCAATTTTAGCTTCTATTGTTCATAAAGAATCAGTTAAAAAGGACGAAAGACCTCGAATTGCGGGAGTTTATTTAAACCGTCTTCGTCTCGAAATGCCCCTTCAGGCAGACCCAACAGTAATTTATGCTTTAAAATTACGAGATAACGATTTTGATCAGGTTATAAAACGCGTGTTTTATAATGATTTGATTATGAAATCTCCTTACAATACATATGTAAATATCGGACTTCCTCCGGGACCAATTGCAATGGCTGATATTACAGCTCTTGAAGCAGTTTTAAATCCGGAAAAACACGATTATATTTATTTTTGTGCAAGCGTTGACCGTTTTGGTTATCATGAATTTGCAGCCAGTTATGAAGAGCATCAAAAAAATGCAAAAAGATATTCAGACTGGATTGCTAAACAAGGAGTAACCCGATAACAAAAAAATAAAGATTACTTTTCAAAAAGTTATTCAAAAAAGCTTTCAATCTTCTCTAAAATGAGCTTTCCTTTGAAAGCTTATTTTTTTATATAAAAATAAAAATCTTACAAAATTTACATTTTAAATTGTAATCTTTTTCTTTCTTTTTTAACGAATTCTGCTAAAATTGATATAAAATTGCATTTTTTTGGATTTAATTTTTCTGTTTTTGAGGACTTAATAATTATGTACGATTCTTCTGGAAATGACCGTCATTAAAGGGATTAGTAAAGATTAGGTATATTTTGAAAATCCGCTAAACCGTTGATAATTAGATTTTTTTGTTTTTAGTTACCTTTGCAGCGTAGAAATTTCAAAGAAGTGACAGTGATTTGAAGAAAAACAATTTATGATAAAGAAGTGGTATTTTTATGCGAGTTTGATCGTAATTATTACATTTTTAAGTTTGGGTTTTAAACCCTTTACTAAAGAAACCAAACCTTGGTTTTTGACGGAGAAAACAGATGGATCGGAATACATATTTCCATCTGAAGAAAAGGATGATTATCCTAAAATAAATCTTAACGTTCCATATACCGGAAAACGTCTTATCGGTTTCAAAGAAGCAGTTGCTTTTAAAGAATCTCAGGGAAAATACAGACTTGTAAATTCACTGGGCTATATGGGAAAATATCAGTTTGGTTCAAAAGCCTTACGCGCTATTGGTGTCAGCGATGACAAAGATTTCCTAAAAGATCCTGCACTCCAGGAAAAAGCTTTCGTAGCATTATTATCTAAAAACAAATGGATTTTACGCAAAGAAATCGAAAGATATGAAGGGAAAATCATTAATGGGGTTAAAATTACCGAATCGGGAATTTTGGCAGCAGCCCATTTAGGAGGCGCCGGATCAGTAAAAAACTTTTTTAGACATGGTGGCAACAGGCATTTTAGAGATGCATTTGGAACTTCATTAAAAAGTTATTTAAGAGATTTTTCAGGCTATGACCTTTCTTTTATTGAGGCAGATAACAATGCCACAATTAACGACTAAAAAAAGTCCCGATTCGGGACTTTTTTTTGAAATAAACTAATCTATTAATATTTCAAGGATTTGTATTGCAGCTTCGCTGATTTTGGTTCCGGGACCAAAAATGGCTGCAGCGCCGGCATCAAATAAAAACTGATAGTCCTGCGCCGGAATTACACCTCCTACAATTACCATAATATCTTCACGATCATGTTTTTTTAGTTCTTCGATAACCTGAGGAACAAGTGTTTTATGTCCTGCGGCCAAAGAGGAAACACCTAAAATATGCACATCATTTTCGACAGCCTGTTTAGCTGCTTCTGCCGGAGTTTGAAATAATGGACCTATATCCACGTCAAATCCAACATCGGCATAACCTGTAGCTACTACTTTTGCACCTCGATCGTGCCCATCCTGTCCCATTTTGGCAATCATAATTCTGGGACGTCTTCCTTCCTGTTTAGCAAACACATCTGCTAACTGCTTTGCTTTTTCAAAGTTCTCGTCGTTTTTTATTGCTGCACTGTACACACCGCTAAAAGATTTAATCTGTGCTTTAAACCTTCCGAAAATACTTTCGAGAGCAAAACTTATTTCGCCTAACGTTGCTCTGTTTCGGGCAGCTTCAACAGCGATTTCTAACAAGTTTCCTTCTCCGGTTTTAGCACAATGAATTAATTTTTCAAGGGACTCATTTACTTTTTGAGCATCTCGTTTTGCTTTTATTTCTTCCAATCGCTCAATTTGCTGTTTACGGACCATTTGGTTGTCAACATCTAAAATCTGCAGCGGATCTTCTTTTTCTAATCTGAATTTATTTACTCCAACAATAATAT
This portion of the Flavobacterium gelatinilyticum genome encodes:
- a CDS encoding glyceraldehyde-3-phosphate dehydrogenase, producing MSNKSLYQKEVTLQVDRRKAGVELIKIISDLWYDKSIEMVLFKNQLLDKNVSDIINLHQYAGEFVGKPITIFDSVEIAKVVLSLDLPPAKIDLGKLTYEYRLEDEKYPDARYFVIEQLKKAKSSKEIQPKDVVLYGFGRIGRLLARELMSKTGKGNQLRLRAIVTRDKNDASSLEKRASLLRYDSIHGDFQGSVTADTKNNALIINGTTVHIITANSPEEIDYTLYGINDALVIDNTGAFTTEEALKRHLTSNGVSKVLLTAPGKGVPNIVHGVNHTDFNPDETNIFSAASCTTNAITPILKVVEETLGVVKGHLETIHAYTNDQNLVDNMHKKYRRGRAAALNMVITETGAGSAVAKALPSLEGKLTSNAIRVPVPNGSLVILNLEVKKATSIAGINKIMKKYALEGELVEQIKYSLNNELVSSDIVGTSAPSIYDSNAVIVSKDGKNIVLYIWYDNEYGYSHQVIRLAKYIAKVRRYTYY
- a CDS encoding GNAT family N-acetyltransferase, translating into MITLKGESIYLRALEPEDLEFVYSMENDQSIWEVSNTNTPYSRYLIRQYLENARQDIYEARQLRLAICQDDDFPAIGLIDLFEFDPKNNRAGVGIVIEKKENRGQNIGSEALELLIKYSFHNLNLHQLYANISTNNEASIALFTKFGFEKIGIKKDWILLDNHYYDEAIYQLINKNI
- a CDS encoding peptidoglycan-binding protein LysM; this translates as MIKKWYFYASLIVIITFLSLGFKPFTKETKPWFLTEKTDGSEYIFPSEEKDDYPKINLNVPYTGKRLIGFKEAVAFKESQGKYRLVNSLGYMGKYQFGSKALRAIGVSDDKDFLKDPALQEKAFVALLSKNKWILRKEIERYEGKIINGVKITESGILAAAHLGGAGSVKNFFRHGGNRHFRDAFGTSLKSYLRDFSGYDLSFIEADNNATIND
- the dapF gene encoding diaminopimelate epimerase; translation: MQIEFYKYQGTGNDFVMIDNRSDFFPKEDVKLIERLCDRRFGIGADGLILLENDSETDFRMVYYNSDGNQSSMCGNGGRCLVAFANQLGVIDDKTTFIATDGLHHATVGEDAIVSLQMIDVDEVQKKDSYTFLNTGSPHHVQIVEDLEHYNVKENGATIRYGELYGEKGSNINFVKKVDDGTFSLRTYERGVEDETLACGTGATAVAIAMNATGQTDKTSINLNVEGGKLVVSFDKNGEHFTNVFLTGPAKFVFKGTIEI
- a CDS encoding trypsin-like peptidase domain-containing protein, encoding MKKFSTLFLVSLLSGATTLGAYKLLFDNGGSFFGKGNSVVTLAPNSYGKTVGLPGEAVDFTEAADKTIHTVVHVKNVSRRTVSNPMLEFFYGYGGQQQQEQVGTGSGVIISEDGYIVTNNHVIKDASEIEITLNNKKSYKAKLIGTDSKMDIALLKINADEKLPYTAFANSDSVKIGEWVLAVGNPYNLTSTVTAGIVSAKARNLDQSGIQSFIQTDAAVNPGNSGGALVNTRGELIGINTMISSMTGSYVGYSFAVPSNIARKIIEDIMEYGNVQRGILGVEGGELNSTASKELGISETQGFYINKVSKNSGAEKAGLAKGDIIVKLDEQNISTFADLSGYINTKRPNDVVKVTYIKEGKTKTVPVTLSKNEFFSTEFKGIELENIDAADKKKFRIDYGVKIKNITNENLMQYQNELQGNIILSIDNVKATNVETVSKLLNKKDEGQSVRIEMINKNGEIFRVII
- the mltG gene encoding endolytic transglycosylase MltG — protein: MKLKKIITITAVAVISVLLIYGFILISKIFSANTKFEEKEVYVHVPTDASYSDVKKILAPYIKNFDNFELVASKRSYPENVKSGRFLLKKDMNNIDLVRAMRSNIPVKLAFNNQERLENFAGRVGSEIEADSLSLMKAFRDSTFLKTNGFNEENVFAMFIPNTYEVYWNTSAEKFRDKMIKEYHKFWTPERIEQAKKQGLTPVQVSILASIVHKESVKKDERPRIAGVYLNRLRLEMPLQADPTVIYALKLRDNDFDQVIKRVFYNDLIMKSPYNTYVNIGLPPGPIAMADITALEAVLNPEKHDYIYFCASVDRFGYHEFAASYEEHQKNAKRYSDWIAKQGVTR